A section of the Ochotona princeps isolate mOchPri1 chromosome 19, mOchPri1.hap1, whole genome shotgun sequence genome encodes:
- the LOC131482690 gene encoding protocadherin gamma-A5-like: MAEPRKPWSCRELPLLVVLLGTLCAQGAGQIRYSVPEELEKGALVGDIAKDLGLEPRELVERGVRIVSRGRAQLFALNARSGSLVTAGRIDREELCAQSLRCVVSFNVLVENKMKIYGVEVEIMDINDNFPRFRDEELKVKINENAAVGTRLVLPFARDADVGVNSLHSYQLSSNLHFSLDVKSGKDGQKYPELVLEQPLDREKEAAYNLLLTALDGGEPTLSSTAQIHVEILDANDNAPLFARSEYRVSVPENVPVGTQLLTLTATDPDEGINGKLTYSFRNEEDKIAETFQLDPNTGEISTVQPLDYEKTSFYRMEVVAQDGGALLASATLLVTVQDVNDNVPEVILTSLTSSVAEDCLPGTLIALFSVHDADSAENGEIECSVPSNLPFKLEKSIDNYYHLLTTRALDREEISDYNITVTVKDHGTPALSTENHIFLKVRDVNDNPPTFTHASYYTSLLENNPRGVSIFSVTAHDPDSGDNAQVTYSLAEYTFQGAPLSSYISINTDTGVLYALRSFDYEQFRDLQLWVTASDSGEPPLSSNASFTLSVLDQNDNAPEILYPTIPTDGSTGVELAPRSAEPGYLVTKVVAVDRDSGQNAWLSYRLLKASEPGLFSVGLHTGEVRTARALLDRDALKQSLVVAVQDHGQPPLSATVTLTVAVADSIPAVLADLGSLKPSVEADEADLTLYLVVAVATVSCVFLAFVIVLLALRLRRWHHSRLLQASRGRLSGMPASHFVGVDTFLQTYSHEISLTSDSRKSHLIFPQPNYADMLISEDSCEKQEPLLVSDKINPSKEEPGAIQVSFLAVGGERKFFSVSPGNGNLVVGDRIDREQICGQKATCFVEFEVVAVKPLTFFHVTVLIQYLNHMPIFSDNSTKLEISELAPAGTTFAAGKEPDGSSYPELVQMVPLDREQQARHLLVLTAMDCGTLPRSYTTPVQVIVADAHDNSPNFTLDVYSASVRENLPANSAVLPRVMATDTDEGGNAKITYPFINVGEAARQLFRLGSKTRERSMGAEMDFEERVFADLRTLILMLRRVNGVWNCPSYS, from the exons ATGGCGGAGCCACGGAAGCCCTGGAGCTGCAGAGAGCTGCCACTGCTTGTCGTGCTGCTGGGGACATTGTGCGCTCAGGGAGCCGGGCAGATCCGTTACTCAGTCCCCGAAGAGCTGGAGAAAGGCGCCTTGGTGGGCGACATCGCCAAGGACCTGGGGCTGGAGCCGCGGGAGCTGGTGGAGCGCGGAGTCCGCATCGTCTCCCGAGGTAGGGCGCAGCTGTTCGCTCTGAACGCGCGCAGCGGCAGCTTGGTCACGGCGGGCAGGATAGACCGCGAGGAGCTCTGTGCCCAGAGCCTGCGGTGCGTGGTGAGCTTCAACGTCTTGGtggagaataaaatgaaaatttatggaGTGGAGGTAGAAATAATGGATATCAATGATAACTTCCCGCGATTCCGGGATGaggaattaaaagtaaaaatcaatgaaaatgctGCTGTGGGGACGCGGTTGGTGCTTCCCTTTGCGCGGGATGCGGATGTGGGTGTGAACTCGCTCCACAGttaccagctcagctccaatctgcacttctctctggatgtgaaAAGCGGAAAGGATGGGCAGAAATACCCGGAGCTGGTGCTGGAACAGCCCCTGGACCGCGAGAAAGAAGCTGCTTACAACCTCCTGCTTACTGCCTTGGATGGCGGAGAGCCCACACTCTCTAGCACCGCGCAAATCCACGTGGAGATCCTCGACGCAAACGACAACGCGCCGCTGTTCGCTCGATCTGAGTACAGAGTGAGTGTGCCGGAAAATGTCCCCGTGGGCACTCAGCTCCTCACGCTGACCGCTACGGACCCAGACGAAGGGATAAACGGAAAACTAACCTACTCTTTCCGCAATGAGGAAGACAAAATTGCAGAGACTTTCCAGCTTGATCCCAACACGGGGGAAATCTCGACGGTGCAGCCCCTGGATTATGAAAAAACCAGCTTCTACCGCATGGAAGTGGTAGCCCAGGATGGAGGCGCCCTCCTGGCCAGCGCTACCCTGTTGGTCACAGTCCAAGACGTGAATGACAATGTCCCCGAAGTGATCCTCACCTCTCTAACCAGTTCTGTGGCTGAGGACTGCCTTCCTGGGACACTGATTGCACTGTTCAGTGTGCATGATGCTGATTCTGCAGAGAATGGTGAAATTGAATGCTCTGTCCCCAGCAATCTGCCTTTTAAACTGGAAAAGTCCATTGATAATTACTATCACCTGCTAACCACAAGAGCCCTGGACAGGGAAGAGATTTCAGATTACAATATCACAGTAACCGTCAAGGACCATGGAACTCCTGCCCTGTCTACAGAAAATCACATCTTCCTGAAAGTCCGTGATGTGAATGACAATCCACCCACTTTCACTCATGCCTCCTACTACACCTCCCTCCTAGAAAACAACCCCAGGGGTGTCTCCATCTTCTCCGTGACAGCTCATGACCCCGACAGTGGTGACAATGCTCAGGTCACTTACTCCCTGGCTGAATATACATTTCAGGGAGCACCTCTGTCCTCCTACATCTCCATCAACACTGACACTGGTGTCCTGTATGCACTGCGCTCCTTCGACTATGAGCAGTTCCGAGACCTGCAGCTCTGGGTGACAGCCAGTGACAGTGGGGAACCACCACTCAGCAGCAATGCCTCGTTCACCCTCTCTGTGCTGGACCAGAATGACAATGCCCCTGAGATCCTCTACCCCACCATCCCCACCGATGGATCCACAGGTGTGGAGCTGGCACCCCGCTCCGCAGAACCTGGCTACCTGGTAACCAAGGTGGTGGCAGTGGACAGGGACTCTGGCCAGAACGCCTGGCTGTCCTACCGGCTGCTCAAGGCCAGTGAGCCAGGGCTGTTCTCTGTGGGGCTGCACACGGGCGAGGTGCGCACAGCGCGGGCCCTGCTGGACAGAGATGCACTCAAACAGAGCCTGGTGGTGGCCGTCCAGGACCACGGGCAGCCGCCTCTCTCGGCCACTGTCACACTCACAGTGGCCGTGGCCGACAGCATCCCCGCAGTGCTGGCTGACCTGGGCAGCCTCAAGCCTTCAGTGGAAGCTGATGAGGCAGACCTCACTCTGTAcctggtggtggcagtggctaCAGTGTCGTGTGTCTTCCTGGCCTTTGTGATTGTGCTGCTGGCGCTCAGGCTGAGGCGCTGGCACCACTCCCGCCTCCTGCAAGCCTCAAGAGGAAGATTGTCAGGCATGCCAGCCTCACACTTTGTGGGAGTGGACACCTTCCTGCAGACCTATTCTCATGAGATCTCTCTTACCTCGGACTCCCGGAAAAGCCATTTGATCTTCCCACAGCCCAACTATGCAGACATGCTCATTAGCGAAGACAGTTGTGAGAAACAAGAGCCTCTCCTGGTGTCTGATAAGATAAACCCAAGCaaggaggagcctggagccaTTCAGGTCAGTTTTCTTGCA GTTGGTGGGGAGAGGAAATTCTTCAGTGTGAGCCCAGGGAACGGGAACTTGGTTGTGGGCGACCGCATAGACCGAGAGCAGATCTGTGGCCAGAAGGCAACGTGCTTCGTGGAATTCGAGGTGGTGGCCGTGAAACCATTAACCTTCTTCCACGTCACCGTGCTGATCCAGTACCTCAACCACATGCCCATCTTCAGCGACAACAGCACCAAACTGGAAATTAGCGAGCTTGCACCGGCTGGAACCACCTTCGCTGCTGGA AAGGAGCCAGACGGCAGCAGTTACCCAGAGCTGGTGCAGATGGTGCCCCTGGACAGGGAGCAGCAGGCTCGCCACCTCCTGGTCCTCACAGCCATGGACTGCGGTACACTACCCAGGAGTTACACAACCCCGGTCCAGGTCATTGTGGCTGACGCCCACGATAACTCGCCAAACTTCACCTTGGACGTGTACTCAGCAAGCGTCCGGGAGAACCTCCCTGCCAACTCGGCGGTGCTGCCTAGAGTCATGGCCACGGACACGGATGAGGGCGGCAATGCCAAGATCACCTACCCCTTCATCAATGTTGGCGAGGCAGCCAGACAGTTGTTCAGGTTGGGTAGTAAGACAAGGGAGCGCAGCATGGGTGCAGAGATGGACTTTGAGGAGAGA GTCTTTGCTGATTTAAGGACCCTTATATTAATGCTGAGGAGAGTAAACGGCGTGTGGAACTGCCCTTCTTACTCCTAA